In Antennarius striatus isolate MH-2024 chromosome 8, ASM4005453v1, whole genome shotgun sequence, a single window of DNA contains:
- the LOC137600400 gene encoding coiled-coil domain-containing protein 149-like isoform X2: MDPSRRSDSDWQGLLNEFLICKRKMESKSDALLILSKELDTCQQERDQYKLMANQLRERHQGLKKKYRELIDGDPSLPPEKRNQVNLAQLLRDSRERNNQLSEEVKEMKQRLVEAQGDNKLLRMTITKQRLGDDEVGTRHFPAHEREDLVQQLERAREQNEVLEHSLKSLTDELLDVRAERDVFQQKAHRLNVEMNHIVGNDESQILDIDALCMENRYLHQQFSQLQEEVNLLKSNLVKYKSALECKKNAKICGKANSSALTGVLSAKQVKELLLSEENGCSLPVTPQSISDLKSLATALLETIHEKNMVIQHQRQINKILGTRVAELENKLKALETSGLWSLPGGNDSIILKAQQEESTESPREEGDEESEKIADYQQSSEDVPSQESGPLAVSNGEEDCHKEARSSSSSSSREEAHTSSSQLVHAQSETPDSKESQDSGQSQITTDLTVLTGHQFKEGHYFSDSSNTAPDVSTHHLSDLCHSQQNVKISGEAENESEKCFEGVKFVDPECIVAEENFNADVSATEESYAEEQNVQANQKTELLDETDVYDNHRFH; encoded by the exons ATGGATCCTTCAAGGAGGAGCGACAGTGACTGGCAGGGGCTGCTGAACGAG TTCCTAATTTGTAAGCGGAAGATGGAGAGTAAGAGCGACGCTCTTCTGATTTTGTCTAAAGAGCTGGACACCTGCCAGCAGGAGAGAGATCAGTACAAACTCATGGCCAACCAGCTTCGTGAACGACACCAAGGACTCAAGAAGAAATACAGAGAACTCATT GACGGAGATCCGTCTCTGCCACCTGAGAAAAGGAATCAA GTGAATTTAGCCCAGCTACTGAGAGACTCCAGAGAAAGAAACAACCAGCTTTCTGAGGAAGTGAAGGAGATGAAACAACGGCTTGTGGAAGCCCAGGGTGACAACAAG CTTCTTAGAATGACCATCACCAAACAGAGGTTGGGCGATGATGAGGTTGGCACCCGACACTTTCCTGCACATGAACGAGAGGATCTGGTCCAACAGTTAGAAAGAGCTCGAGAACAG AACGAGGTTCTGGAACACAGCCTGAAGTCGCTCACAGACGAGCTCCTCGACGTACGAGCTGAGCGTGACGTGTTTCAGCAGAAGGCTCATCGTCTCAATGTGGAAATGAACCACATCGTGGGAAACGATGAGTCACAGATTTTAGACATAGACGCTCTCTGCATGGAGAACAG GTATTTACATCAACAGTTCAGTCAACTTCAAGAAGAGGTCAACCTACTGAAATCAAACCTGGTGAAGTACAAG AGTGCCCTGGAGTGCAAGAAAAATGCTAAGATTTGTGGGAAAGCCAACAGTAGCGCACTGACTGGAGTCCTCTCTGCAAAACAAG tAAAGGAGTTGTTACTCTCAGAAGAAAATGGCTGCAGTTTGCCAGTGACTCCTCAGTCTATCTCAGACCTCAAGTCTCTCGCCACAGCTCTGTTAGAAACGATCCATGAGAAGAACATGGTGATTCAGCACCAGCGCCAAATCAACAA GATTCTTGGAACTCGAGTAGCAGAACTGGAGAATAAACTGAAAGCACTGGAAACATCTGGCCTGTGGAGTCTGCCAG GAGGAAACGACAGCATTATTCTGAAAGCTCAACAGGAAGAGTCAACAGAGTCTCCCAGAGAGGAAG GAGATGAAGAGTCAGAAAAAATAGCCGACTATCAGCAGAGCTCTGAAGATGTCCCGAGTCAAGAGAGTGGACCACTGGCTGTGTCGAACGGTGAAGAGGATTGTCATAAAGAAGcacgatcatcatcatcatcatcttccagGGAGGAGGCGCACACTTCTTCATCCCAGTTGGTTCATGCACAGTCAGAGACCCCAGACAGTAAAGAGAGTCAAGATAGTGGTCAATCACAGATCACTACTGATTTAACAGTTTTAACAGGTCACCAGTTCAAAGAAGGGCATTACTTTAGTGACTCCTCAAACACAGCACCAGATGTGAGCACACACCATCTGTCAGACCTCTGCCACTCCCAGCAGAATGTTAAGATCTCAGGAGAAGCAGAAAATGAGTCTGAAAAATGCTTTGAAGGGGTGAAATTTGTTGATCCGGAGTGTATTGTAGCAGAGGAAAACTTTAATGCTGATGTTTCTGCGACTGAAGAAAGTTATGCCGAAGAGCAGAACGTCCAGGCAAACCAGAAGACGGAGCTTTTGGATGAGACAGATGTTTATGATAATCATAGATTCCactga
- the LOC137600400 gene encoding coiled-coil domain-containing protein 149-B-like isoform X3, with amino-acid sequence MDPSRRSDSDWQGLLNEFLICKRKMESKSDALLILSKELDTCQQERDQYKLMANQLRERHQGLKKKYRELILLRMTITKQRLGDDEVGTRHFPAHEREDLVQQLERAREQNEVLEHSLKSLTDELLDVRAERDVFQQKAHRLNVEMNHIVGNDESQILDIDALCMENRYLHQQFSQLQEEVNLLKSNLVKYKSALECKKNAKICGKANSSALTGVLSAKQVKELLLSEENGCSLPVTPQSISDLKSLATALLETIHEKNMVIQHQRQINKILGTRVAELENKLKALETSGLWSLPGLTYNVSLGIHGRGNDSIILKAQQEESTESPREEGDEESEKIADYQQSSEDVPSQESGPLAVSNGEEDCHKEARSSSSSSSREEAHTSSSQLVHAQSETPDSKESQDSGQSQITTDLTVLTGHQFKEGHYFSDSSNTAPDVSTHHLSDLCHSQQNVKISGEAENESEKCFEGVKFVDPECIVAEENFNADVSATEESYAEEQNVQANQKTELLDETDVYDNHRFH; translated from the exons ATGGATCCTTCAAGGAGGAGCGACAGTGACTGGCAGGGGCTGCTGAACGAG TTCCTAATTTGTAAGCGGAAGATGGAGAGTAAGAGCGACGCTCTTCTGATTTTGTCTAAAGAGCTGGACACCTGCCAGCAGGAGAGAGATCAGTACAAACTCATGGCCAACCAGCTTCGTGAACGACACCAAGGACTCAAGAAGAAATACAGAGAACTCATT CTTCTTAGAATGACCATCACCAAACAGAGGTTGGGCGATGATGAGGTTGGCACCCGACACTTTCCTGCACATGAACGAGAGGATCTGGTCCAACAGTTAGAAAGAGCTCGAGAACAG AACGAGGTTCTGGAACACAGCCTGAAGTCGCTCACAGACGAGCTCCTCGACGTACGAGCTGAGCGTGACGTGTTTCAGCAGAAGGCTCATCGTCTCAATGTGGAAATGAACCACATCGTGGGAAACGATGAGTCACAGATTTTAGACATAGACGCTCTCTGCATGGAGAACAG GTATTTACATCAACAGTTCAGTCAACTTCAAGAAGAGGTCAACCTACTGAAATCAAACCTGGTGAAGTACAAG AGTGCCCTGGAGTGCAAGAAAAATGCTAAGATTTGTGGGAAAGCCAACAGTAGCGCACTGACTGGAGTCCTCTCTGCAAAACAAG tAAAGGAGTTGTTACTCTCAGAAGAAAATGGCTGCAGTTTGCCAGTGACTCCTCAGTCTATCTCAGACCTCAAGTCTCTCGCCACAGCTCTGTTAGAAACGATCCATGAGAAGAACATGGTGATTCAGCACCAGCGCCAAATCAACAA GATTCTTGGAACTCGAGTAGCAGAACTGGAGAATAAACTGAAAGCACTGGAAACATCTGGCCTGTGGAGTCTGCCAG GCCTGACTTATAATGTATCTCTGGGGATTCATGGAA GAGGAAACGACAGCATTATTCTGAAAGCTCAACAGGAAGAGTCAACAGAGTCTCCCAGAGAGGAAG GAGATGAAGAGTCAGAAAAAATAGCCGACTATCAGCAGAGCTCTGAAGATGTCCCGAGTCAAGAGAGTGGACCACTGGCTGTGTCGAACGGTGAAGAGGATTGTCATAAAGAAGcacgatcatcatcatcatcatcttccagGGAGGAGGCGCACACTTCTTCATCCCAGTTGGTTCATGCACAGTCAGAGACCCCAGACAGTAAAGAGAGTCAAGATAGTGGTCAATCACAGATCACTACTGATTTAACAGTTTTAACAGGTCACCAGTTCAAAGAAGGGCATTACTTTAGTGACTCCTCAAACACAGCACCAGATGTGAGCACACACCATCTGTCAGACCTCTGCCACTCCCAGCAGAATGTTAAGATCTCAGGAGAAGCAGAAAATGAGTCTGAAAAATGCTTTGAAGGGGTGAAATTTGTTGATCCGGAGTGTATTGTAGCAGAGGAAAACTTTAATGCTGATGTTTCTGCGACTGAAGAAAGTTATGCCGAAGAGCAGAACGTCCAGGCAAACCAGAAGACGGAGCTTTTGGATGAGACAGATGTTTATGATAATCATAGATTCCactga
- the LOC137599904 gene encoding extracellular superoxide dismutase [Cu-Zn]-like encodes MNMLGAVLIVLAGCLQCVSADSKTEAPPEVLENKGSFYAACKVRPSSTLAPGLPEVYGQVLFKQDFPDGMLEVLVSIDGFPTNCAIQLRALHIYQYGDLSQGCASTGDHYDPFDDVHPEHAGDIGNFEPRNGKISAVIQSNATMFGRWSVIGRAVVIHEEEDDMGLGGDAGSLLHGNAGARLGCCIIGISPPSHWNTERPKIVN; translated from the coding sequence ATGAATATGTTGGGAGCAGTGCTGATTGTTCTGGCAGGCTGTCTACAATGTGTCTCTGCTGACAGCAAAACTGAGGCTCCACCCGAGGTCTTGGAGAACAAAGGTAGTTTTTATGCAGCCTGTAAAGTGAGACCCAGCTCCACACTGGCTCCCGGTCTGCCTGAGGTGTATGGCCAGGTGTTGTTTAAGCAAGATTTTCCTGACGGTATGCTTGAAGTTCTTGTAAGCATCGATGGCTTCCCCACAAATTGTGCCATTCAGCTCCGAGCGTTGCACATCTATCAGTATGGAGACTTGAGCCAGGGGTGTGCCTCGACCGGAGACCACTACGATCCATTTGATGATGTTCACCCTGAACACGCCGGAGACATTGGAAACTTTGAGCCCCGGAACGGAAAAATCAGTGCAGTGATACAATCTAATGCCACGATGTTTGGAAGATGGTCAGTAATTGGAAGAGCGGTGGTGAtccatgaagaagaagatgatatGGGGCTAGGTGGAGACGCCGGGAGCCTGTTGCATGGAAATGCAGGAGCCAGACTCGGCTGCTGCATTATTGGAATTTCCCCCCCCAGCCACTGGAACACGGAGAGACCCAAAATAGTTAATTAA
- the LOC137600400 gene encoding coiled-coil domain-containing protein 149-like isoform X1 — MDPSRRSDSDWQGLLNEFLICKRKMESKSDALLILSKELDTCQQERDQYKLMANQLRERHQGLKKKYRELIDGDPSLPPEKRNQVNLAQLLRDSRERNNQLSEEVKEMKQRLVEAQGDNKLLRMTITKQRLGDDEVGTRHFPAHEREDLVQQLERAREQNEVLEHSLKSLTDELLDVRAERDVFQQKAHRLNVEMNHIVGNDESQILDIDALCMENRYLHQQFSQLQEEVNLLKSNLVKYKSALECKKNAKICGKANSSALTGVLSAKQVKELLLSEENGCSLPVTPQSISDLKSLATALLETIHEKNMVIQHQRQINKILGTRVAELENKLKALETSGLWSLPGLTYNVSLGIHGRGNDSIILKAQQEESTESPREEGDEESEKIADYQQSSEDVPSQESGPLAVSNGEEDCHKEARSSSSSSSREEAHTSSSQLVHAQSETPDSKESQDSGQSQITTDLTVLTGHQFKEGHYFSDSSNTAPDVSTHHLSDLCHSQQNVKISGEAENESEKCFEGVKFVDPECIVAEENFNADVSATEESYAEEQNVQANQKTELLDETDVYDNHRFH; from the exons ATGGATCCTTCAAGGAGGAGCGACAGTGACTGGCAGGGGCTGCTGAACGAG TTCCTAATTTGTAAGCGGAAGATGGAGAGTAAGAGCGACGCTCTTCTGATTTTGTCTAAAGAGCTGGACACCTGCCAGCAGGAGAGAGATCAGTACAAACTCATGGCCAACCAGCTTCGTGAACGACACCAAGGACTCAAGAAGAAATACAGAGAACTCATT GACGGAGATCCGTCTCTGCCACCTGAGAAAAGGAATCAA GTGAATTTAGCCCAGCTACTGAGAGACTCCAGAGAAAGAAACAACCAGCTTTCTGAGGAAGTGAAGGAGATGAAACAACGGCTTGTGGAAGCCCAGGGTGACAACAAG CTTCTTAGAATGACCATCACCAAACAGAGGTTGGGCGATGATGAGGTTGGCACCCGACACTTTCCTGCACATGAACGAGAGGATCTGGTCCAACAGTTAGAAAGAGCTCGAGAACAG AACGAGGTTCTGGAACACAGCCTGAAGTCGCTCACAGACGAGCTCCTCGACGTACGAGCTGAGCGTGACGTGTTTCAGCAGAAGGCTCATCGTCTCAATGTGGAAATGAACCACATCGTGGGAAACGATGAGTCACAGATTTTAGACATAGACGCTCTCTGCATGGAGAACAG GTATTTACATCAACAGTTCAGTCAACTTCAAGAAGAGGTCAACCTACTGAAATCAAACCTGGTGAAGTACAAG AGTGCCCTGGAGTGCAAGAAAAATGCTAAGATTTGTGGGAAAGCCAACAGTAGCGCACTGACTGGAGTCCTCTCTGCAAAACAAG tAAAGGAGTTGTTACTCTCAGAAGAAAATGGCTGCAGTTTGCCAGTGACTCCTCAGTCTATCTCAGACCTCAAGTCTCTCGCCACAGCTCTGTTAGAAACGATCCATGAGAAGAACATGGTGATTCAGCACCAGCGCCAAATCAACAA GATTCTTGGAACTCGAGTAGCAGAACTGGAGAATAAACTGAAAGCACTGGAAACATCTGGCCTGTGGAGTCTGCCAG GCCTGACTTATAATGTATCTCTGGGGATTCATGGAA GAGGAAACGACAGCATTATTCTGAAAGCTCAACAGGAAGAGTCAACAGAGTCTCCCAGAGAGGAAG GAGATGAAGAGTCAGAAAAAATAGCCGACTATCAGCAGAGCTCTGAAGATGTCCCGAGTCAAGAGAGTGGACCACTGGCTGTGTCGAACGGTGAAGAGGATTGTCATAAAGAAGcacgatcatcatcatcatcatcttccagGGAGGAGGCGCACACTTCTTCATCCCAGTTGGTTCATGCACAGTCAGAGACCCCAGACAGTAAAGAGAGTCAAGATAGTGGTCAATCACAGATCACTACTGATTTAACAGTTTTAACAGGTCACCAGTTCAAAGAAGGGCATTACTTTAGTGACTCCTCAAACACAGCACCAGATGTGAGCACACACCATCTGTCAGACCTCTGCCACTCCCAGCAGAATGTTAAGATCTCAGGAGAAGCAGAAAATGAGTCTGAAAAATGCTTTGAAGGGGTGAAATTTGTTGATCCGGAGTGTATTGTAGCAGAGGAAAACTTTAATGCTGATGTTTCTGCGACTGAAGAAAGTTATGCCGAAGAGCAGAACGTCCAGGCAAACCAGAAGACGGAGCTTTTGGATGAGACAGATGTTTATGATAATCATAGATTCCactga
- the LOC137600486 gene encoding leucine-rich repeat LGI family member 2-like: MTCPKKWLLAGIALLYIYGAAECKRNFKCPSGCACSKETIICVGASQIPRTAPNEITSLSIVNGSISEITEGMFALMPSLQLLLLNANSLTTIKDDAFSGLPHLEYLFIEGNKIETITKNSFRGLRDLTHLSLANNKMRSLPRDLFFDLDSLLEIDLRGNSFQCDCMNKWLMTWLKNTNATVSDVFCAGPSDLKGKRLNDLPIPPAACISTDFVRHQSIPIQSMSADIFSFKEDIYVVMAAPNFNSCIIMEWDHIEMNFRKFDNITGKSVVGCQSILIDNHVLIIVTQLFGGSHIYKFDNRQNKFTKFQTIEVFNISKPNDIEVFQIDGDWYFVIVDSSKAGLSTLYKWTDQPDRNETGFYSYQFLHEWFRDTDAEFVTVDGKSYLIMSSRSQPPVIFLWNKSTKKFILHIQIPYVDDIVAVKAFRQDGELYLAMTCYIGDSKILKWASKQFSEVQALPSRGAMILQPFAFTGRQYLALGSDYSFTQIYLWDVDTKTFRKFKDIYVQSPRSFTAVITDRRNFIFSSSLKGKSLVFEHVIVDLSL; encoded by the exons ATGACATGCCCTAAAAAGTGGCTCCTGGCCGGGATTGcgcttttatatatttatggcGCAGCTGAATGTAAAAGGAATTTCAAATGCCCTTCGGGATGCGCCTGCTCCAAGGAGACCATCATCTGCGTCGGAGCATCACAGATTCCACGGACCGCACCGAATGAGATCACCTCATT AAGCATAGTAAATGGATCCATTTCTGAAATTACAGAAGGAATGTTTGCACTCATGCCCTCTCTTCAGCTGCT acTATTAAATGCTAATTCTCTCACCACAATCAAGGATGATGCCTTCTCTGGCCTTCCACATCTAgaatattt ATTTATTGAAGGGAACAAGATTGAAACGATCACCAAAAATTCCTTTCGTGGTCTGCGAGATTTGACTCACTT ATCACTTGCCAATAACAAGATGAGATCTCTGCCAAGAGATCTGTTTTTTGACTTGGATTCATTGCTGGAAAT AGATCTGCGAGGAAACTCTTTCCAGTGTGACTGTATGAACAAGTGGCTCATGACAtggctgaaaaacacaaacgcTACAGTATCAGATGTCTTCTGCGCAGGTCCCAGTGACCTGAAGGGGAAGCGACTCAATGACCTTCCCATTCCCCCGGCCGCGTGCATCTCCACAG ACTTTGTGCGTCATCAGTCCATTCCCATTCAGTCCATGTCAGCTGACATCTTCTCCTTCAAAGAGGACATCTATGTGGTGATGGCCGCCCCTAACTTCAACAGCTGTATAATCATGGAATGGGATCACATTGAAATGAATTTCAGGAAATTTGACAATATAACAG GGAAGTCTGTCGTTGGATGTCAGTCGATTCTGATAGACAATCATGTCCTGATAATTGTTACTCAGCTCTTTGGTGGCTCCCACATTTACAAGTTTGACAACCGGCAAAACAAGTTCACAAAGTTTCAAACTATTGAggttttcaacatttcaaagcCAAACGACATTGAGGTCTTCCAAATAGATGGTGACTGGTACTTTGTGATTGTGGACAGCTCCAAGGCTGGTTTGTCTACTCTGTACAAGTGGACTGACCAACCAGACCGCAACGAAACCGGATTCTACTCCTACCAGTTTCTCCACGAGTGGTTTCGTGATACAGATGCCGAGTTTGTCACAGTGGATGGGAAGTCCTACCTCATCATGTCAAGTCGCTCTCAGCCACCTGTCATCTTCTTGTGGAACAAGAGTACCAAGAAGTTCATACTTCACATTCAAATCCCATACGTTGATGACATAGTGGCAGTGAAAGCCTTCCGACAGGATGGTGAATTGTATCTGGCCATGACTTGCTATATCGGTGACTCTAAAATACTCAAGTGGGCCAGTAAGCAGTTTTCTGAGGTGCAGGCCCTGCCTTCTCGAGGAGCGATGATTCTCCAACCCTTCGCCTTCACAGGCAGGCAGTACCTCGCGCTGGGCAGTGATTATTCTTTCACACAAATCTACCTCTGGGATGtggacacaaaaacatttcgCAAGTTCAAGGACATTTATGTGCAGTCGCCCCGGTCATTTACAGCAGTGATCACTGACAGGAGGAATTTCATTTTCTCCTCCAGCCTCAAGGGAAAATCACTAGTTTTTGAACATGTGATTGTAGATTTAAGCTTATAA